A single genomic interval of Candidatus Jordarchaeales archaeon harbors:
- a CDS encoding ADP-ribosylation factor-like protein, producing the protein MKYVKVVFLGLPSVGKTSIITLLSENRVVRSYDPTIGVDFGSVSIGECEVSLWDLAGQERFQFLWDDFIKGAKIIFAVSDSTPKNVLQTKKIIDEIRGKTDALIIGIANKQDLPGAMKPSQVESILKVPTYGMVAIDPRKRVKMYSILRQALEQTVLAVASN; encoded by the coding sequence TTGAAGTATGTTAAAGTGGTCTTTTTGGGGTTGCCCTCGGTTGGCAAGACGAGCATTATAACGCTTTTGAGTGAAAACAGAGTTGTTAGAAGCTACGATCCAACGATAGGCGTCGATTTTGGTTCAGTGTCCATCGGCGAGTGTGAGGTCTCATTGTGGGATCTTGCAGGACAAGAGAGGTTTCAATTTCTCTGGGATGACTTCATAAAGGGCGCGAAGATCATTTTCGCGGTTAGTGATTCAACGCCGAAGAATGTTTTGCAAACGAAAAAGATAATAGATGAGATTAGAGGGAAAACTGATGCTCTTATAATAGGTATAGCTAACAAGCAAGACCTTCCGGGAGCTATGAAGCCAAGTCAAGTTGAGAGTATACTTAAGGTTCCAACTTACGGTATGGTCGCAATAGACCCTAGGAAGAGAGTTAAAATGTACAGTATTTTGAGGCAAGCTTTAGAGCAGACTGTTCTAGCTGTGGCGAGCAATTAG
- the pcn gene encoding proliferating cell nuclear antigen (pcna), whose protein sequence is MPFRAKFSDARTWKKVIDAIEVLVDEAVFRANKEALKVRAMDPSHVAMVDVYLPAAIFDEYECSGDVAIGVSLDEMRKVMRRASSNDELELVLDESAGNLRVHLKGATSRTFRLSLLDIGREEPPTPSIKFNVEAKLLSDALVQALKDAELFSEHVQISATPEGVRITASGDTSGVEVKIDKGSEALLELNVTESARAIYALSYLSDMVKAASASETVTVSFSTDMPLKLEFRVLGEGRITYWLAPRIEAE, encoded by the coding sequence ATGCCGTTTAGAGCGAAGTTCTCAGACGCGCGAACTTGGAAGAAGGTTATTGACGCTATAGAGGTGCTCGTAGACGAGGCTGTCTTTAGGGCAAACAAGGAGGCTTTGAAAGTTAGAGCCATGGATCCAAGCCACGTTGCTATGGTGGATGTTTACCTGCCTGCAGCGATATTCGACGAATACGAGTGCAGTGGCGATGTGGCAATAGGCGTTAGTCTCGACGAGATGAGGAAAGTAATGCGTAGGGCTAGCTCAAATGACGAGCTAGAACTAGTCCTAGACGAGTCAGCAGGTAATTTGCGTGTGCACCTTAAGGGAGCTACCAGTAGAACTTTTAGACTTTCCCTTCTAGATATAGGAAGAGAGGAGCCGCCCACACCGTCAATTAAGTTCAACGTCGAAGCAAAACTGCTATCTGACGCATTGGTCCAGGCATTAAAGGATGCCGAGCTTTTCAGTGAACACGTCCAGATCTCTGCGACGCCGGAAGGTGTGCGAATTACTGCCTCCGGGGATACTAGCGGAGTAGAAGTCAAAATAGACAAAGGAAGCGAGGCGCTTTTAGAGCTGAATGTCACCGAGAGCGCTAGGGCAATATACGCCCTCAGCTACCTCTCAGACATGGTTAAAGCTGCTTCAGCAAGTGAGACAGTAACTGTCAGTTTCTCCACAGACATGCCTTTAAAGCTCGAGTTCAGAGTTCTCGGGGAAGGCAGAATAACCTACTGGCTTGCTCCAAGAATAGAGGCAGAATGA
- a CDS encoding 50S ribosomal protein L10, with amino-acid sequence MQVELTARGRPVPEYKVKRVSEIKRLMETYKVIGIANIEGIGAKQLQELRSKLRGQVLIKVEKNTLVKKAIEKLARSKKGIELLMEHIKGPIALIFTNMNPVKLNMIFEKNKTKAPIKPESVTPVDIIVPAGNTGLPPGPIISELGSVGLPTRVQSGTIWITKDTLVARAGEVVSKNLAEVLRKLKIEPLEIGLALSAAYADGIVFTEKDLKINIQDVLDEVKKAHVEAVNLAVSAQAAIPEVMPFILQKAYQEAFNLAVNAAIPTVETLPHILKIAESRAMSLAAAVASKRPDAVPEDVFKAAKAEGEKVPERKEEKETKKEEAEEEIGGLGMLFG; translated from the coding sequence GTGCAGGTTGAACTAACTGCAAGGGGAAGGCCTGTTCCAGAATACAAGGTGAAAAGAGTAAGTGAAATTAAGCGGCTTATGGAAACATATAAAGTCATAGGTATTGCCAATATAGAGGGGATAGGAGCGAAGCAGCTTCAGGAGTTAAGAAGCAAGCTAAGAGGGCAAGTTCTGATAAAAGTGGAGAAAAACACGTTGGTCAAAAAAGCTATAGAGAAACTCGCCAGGTCAAAGAAGGGAATAGAACTGCTTATGGAGCACATCAAAGGACCTATAGCGCTTATTTTCACCAATATGAATCCAGTTAAACTTAACATGATATTCGAAAAGAACAAGACCAAGGCGCCGATTAAACCTGAATCGGTTACACCTGTAGACATAATAGTTCCAGCTGGAAATACAGGTCTTCCTCCTGGACCTATAATAAGTGAGCTTGGAAGCGTGGGACTTCCTACAAGGGTGCAATCTGGAACCATATGGATAACCAAAGATACACTTGTGGCTAGGGCGGGGGAAGTTGTATCGAAAAACCTTGCAGAAGTTTTAAGAAAACTGAAGATAGAGCCGTTAGAAATTGGATTGGCTTTATCTGCGGCTTACGCTGATGGAATAGTGTTTACGGAGAAGGATTTGAAGATTAACATTCAAGACGTTCTTGATGAGGTCAAGAAAGCACACGTTGAAGCGGTAAATCTTGCTGTTTCAGCGCAGGCGGCTATTCCAGAAGTAATGCCATTCATTCTTCAGAAAGCGTACCAGGAGGCGTTTAACCTTGCAGTTAACGCTGCTATTCCTACGGTTGAAACCTTGCCGCACATCTTGAAGATAGCTGAGAGTAGGGCAATGAGCCTAGCTGCTGCCGTGGCAAGTAAGAGGCCAGACGCTGTTCCAGAGGATGTTTTCAAAGCGGCAAAAGCTGAGGGCGAAAAAGTTCCAGAAAGAAAAGAGGAAAAAGAAACTAAGAAGGAGGAAGCTGAAGAAGAAATCGGCGGTCTGGGTATGTTATTTGGCTAA
- a CDS encoding DNA primase large subunit PriL gives MREERSEIISRYFIAKYPFTVEAQAWLRERKIDLDFLVKEMPAVLVRARDRVIKALEEGVAPSILDDPEAEFLSFPIARMIVEIVGDPFLRHRFAVAEAKRAQGFFKEEDVETLTVIATRTFGIDCQPVKKDISGRVYSFKIHFADYLRYASGFHDPYWKLVNRVLSKGYVFLAKDDFTRILAGAVEKRLLEPREPPLKVPSEIKQIVDEVVSKVMARRERYVLEEVEGGEVVEEAFPPCISALILALRKNQPLPHSARFTLTSFLLSVGYSVDRIISLFSEIPDFKEEITRYQVEHIAGIRSGTRYTPPKCETMKTYGLCLFHEKCRNIRHPLEYYRKYKRHRSKEAVKLDSGGQAGEERNIPQGSL, from the coding sequence ATGAGAGAGGAGCGGTCAGAAATCATTTCTCGCTACTTTATCGCCAAGTACCCATTCACCGTTGAAGCACAGGCTTGGCTTAGGGAGAGGAAGATTGACTTAGACTTCCTGGTTAAGGAGATGCCTGCCGTATTAGTCAGGGCAAGAGACAGAGTGATAAAAGCTCTTGAAGAAGGAGTTGCACCGTCGATTTTAGATGACCCTGAAGCTGAATTCCTCTCGTTCCCTATAGCAAGAATGATTGTCGAAATAGTTGGAGACCCATTTTTACGCCACAGGTTCGCAGTAGCTGAGGCGAAAAGAGCTCAAGGCTTTTTCAAGGAAGAAGATGTGGAAACGTTAACTGTCATAGCTACACGGACCTTCGGGATCGACTGTCAGCCTGTCAAGAAAGATATCAGTGGAAGAGTGTATTCGTTCAAAATTCACTTCGCGGATTACTTAAGGTATGCCTCCGGCTTTCATGACCCTTACTGGAAGCTCGTTAACAGGGTTCTTTCTAAAGGATATGTCTTTCTCGCTAAAGATGATTTTACGAGAATACTAGCTGGTGCAGTTGAAAAAAGGCTGCTTGAGCCACGTGAGCCGCCTTTGAAGGTGCCCTCGGAGATCAAACAAATTGTCGACGAGGTTGTGTCCAAAGTTATGGCCAGACGGGAGAGATATGTACTGGAAGAAGTCGAGGGAGGAGAAGTAGTGGAGGAGGCGTTCCCTCCCTGTATATCAGCACTAATTCTAGCTCTAAGGAAGAACCAGCCTCTGCCTCATAGCGCTAGGTTTACTCTGACCTCGTTCCTACTTAGCGTCGGGTACTCTGTTGACAGAATTATTTCTCTGTTCAGTGAGATACCAGACTTCAAGGAGGAAATAACGAGGTATCAAGTTGAGCACATTGCAGGAATAAGAAGCGGCACGAGGTACACGCCCCCGAAATGCGAAACTATGAAAACCTACGGGTTATGCTTGTTTCATGAAAAATGCAGAAACATAAGGCACCCCTTGGAATACTATAGGAAATACAAGCGCCACCGTTCTAAGGAGGCTGTGAAACTTGATTCCGGAGGACAAGCGGGTGAGGAACGAAATATTCCTCAAGGGTCTCTTTAG
- a CDS encoding 50S ribosomal protein L1, protein MPIDKKELIEALKKVDEISKKRNFVEAIELMVNLKDIDLKKPENRINTELVLPNEIGGEPNVCVIASGELAVKAKDLNVRVLDKDELQSLAGNKKAIKKLAKTYDFFIASVDLMPLVGKILGAILGPRGKMPKPVPPNTDLRAVLENYKKTVRLRMRDNPCIHAKVGTRGMDKEKLAENINAILSFLEEKLERGPSNIKSIYLKTTMGPSVKVPYVRSKR, encoded by the coding sequence ATGCCCATCGACAAAAAGGAATTAATTGAGGCGTTGAAAAAGGTCGATGAGATTTCGAAAAAAAGAAACTTCGTGGAAGCTATAGAGTTGATGGTTAATCTGAAGGATATTGACCTTAAAAAGCCGGAAAACCGCATAAACACCGAGCTTGTTCTTCCGAATGAGATTGGCGGAGAACCAAATGTTTGTGTTATCGCCTCAGGAGAGCTGGCAGTAAAAGCTAAGGATCTCAATGTGAGGGTGTTAGACAAAGATGAGCTCCAAAGTCTGGCGGGTAATAAGAAAGCTATAAAGAAGCTTGCTAAGACGTACGATTTCTTCATAGCATCAGTAGATCTTATGCCTCTCGTTGGTAAAATCCTTGGTGCCATTCTTGGGCCTAGGGGAAAGATGCCTAAACCAGTACCCCCTAACACCGACCTAAGAGCTGTGCTTGAAAACTATAAGAAAACTGTTAGGTTGAGAATGAGAGATAATCCTTGTATACACGCCAAGGTTGGCACCAGAGGGATGGATAAAGAAAAGCTGGCTGAAAACATTAATGCGATTTTGTCTTTCCTTGAGGAGAAACTCGAGCGGGGACCTAGCAACATAAAGTCCATTTATTTGAAGACAACCATGGGGCCCTCTGTTAAAGTGCCATACGTGAGGAGTAAGAGGTGA
- a CDS encoding 50S ribosomal protein L11 — protein MGKVTVEALVEGGKATAGPPIGPALGPTGVNLYQVVQKINELTAKFKGLKVPVKITVDTDDKSFEVEVGVPPTSALILSKLGKEKATGSPGKEVTGDISMKDIVEIAKMKRSQLTAKTLAGAVRTVLGTCVSMGITVDGKDPRVVQKEVLEGKYDHLLVED, from the coding sequence TTGGGCAAGGTTACCGTTGAGGCGCTCGTTGAGGGAGGAAAGGCGACTGCTGGCCCACCGATAGGACCAGCCTTAGGCCCTACGGGAGTAAATCTGTACCAAGTAGTCCAAAAGATAAATGAGCTGACAGCTAAGTTTAAAGGACTTAAAGTTCCCGTAAAGATAACGGTTGACACAGATGACAAATCCTTTGAAGTAGAGGTGGGCGTCCCGCCCACTTCAGCTTTGATCTTAAGCAAGTTAGGGAAAGAAAAAGCCACCGGAAGCCCGGGAAAGGAGGTTACAGGTGACATTTCGATGAAAGATATAGTTGAGATAGCAAAGATGAAGCGCAGCCAGTTGACGGCTAAAACTTTGGCTGGAGCGGTGAGGACGGTACTCGGAACCTGTGTTTCTATGGGGATCACTGTGGACGGCAAGGATCCAAGGGTTGTCCAGAAAGAGGTGCTAGAAGGCAAGTATGACCATCTTCTAGTTGAGGATTAA
- a CDS encoding s-methyl-5-thioribose-1-phosphate isomerase: MSVLEHVFSKIGLEFDEEIGTYAHVKTKIPLTVYYDDEKEELVLLDQTKLPFEVTVWKTRDWREAGNPGIKGMIVRGSQAIGCAAGYAMLLAANSFKSFGRKEFMEKLGEAASFLRATRPTASPLKWAVDLCERAARNALRDKGVNEAVDAVKETADYILASDLIMNWYLRQEGKPFIKDGDVIMTHCNGGSLSSTFGGHALGIIEEAYAEGREIMVVAKETRPRSQGYKLTTWELNRAGVPVVIITDNMISSAIERFGVTKVLLGVDRVARDGSVANKIGSADIARVVALYENIEFYYATSYSTIDLETLEGKNIPIEERSIDEVTYPYELEAKDKKERGILSSKSLDRWPPRELLVQGKPGRGQIAIYNPAFDVTPPKLIDLIITDIGVFAPQQIRTLTEEKITLMVKERLEKQGISMPKYIAATRNET, encoded by the coding sequence ATGAGTGTCCTTGAACATGTTTTTTCTAAGATAGGGTTAGAGTTTGACGAGGAAATAGGAACATATGCCCACGTGAAGACGAAAATTCCTCTGACGGTTTATTACGACGACGAGAAAGAGGAGCTGGTTTTGTTAGATCAAACTAAGCTTCCATTTGAAGTCACTGTGTGGAAGACTAGGGATTGGAGGGAGGCTGGAAATCCAGGAATAAAAGGGATGATAGTTAGGGGAAGCCAGGCGATAGGATGCGCCGCCGGGTACGCTATGCTGCTTGCAGCTAACAGCTTTAAGAGTTTTGGAAGGAAGGAGTTCATGGAGAAGCTTGGTGAAGCAGCATCTTTCCTACGTGCTACAAGGCCTACTGCTTCACCTTTAAAGTGGGCTGTGGACTTATGTGAGAGAGCGGCGCGGAACGCGCTCCGGGATAAAGGGGTCAACGAGGCTGTTGATGCAGTGAAGGAAACAGCAGACTACATACTCGCCTCCGACTTAATTATGAATTGGTACTTGAGACAAGAGGGTAAGCCTTTCATAAAGGATGGCGACGTAATAATGACGCATTGTAATGGTGGAAGCCTTTCGTCAACTTTCGGAGGACACGCACTTGGGATCATTGAGGAGGCTTATGCTGAGGGGAGAGAAATCATGGTGGTTGCTAAGGAAACACGTCCAAGGAGTCAGGGGTACAAGCTCACAACGTGGGAGCTTAACAGAGCAGGGGTCCCGGTGGTAATAATAACGGATAATATGATATCGTCTGCTATAGAGAGGTTTGGGGTAACTAAAGTATTGCTTGGAGTAGACAGAGTGGCGAGGGATGGGTCGGTAGCTAATAAGATAGGTTCAGCAGACATAGCGCGTGTTGTGGCATTATACGAAAACATAGAGTTTTACTATGCAACATCCTACAGCACGATAGACTTAGAAACACTAGAGGGGAAGAACATTCCAATAGAGGAGAGGAGTATAGACGAGGTCACTTACCCATATGAACTTGAAGCTAAAGACAAGAAAGAGAGGGGCATACTTTCAAGCAAAAGTCTAGACAGGTGGCCGCCCCGAGAACTCCTCGTTCAAGGAAAGCCTGGAAGAGGACAAATAGCAATATATAATCCCGCCTTTGACGTCACTCCTCCCAAACTCATAGACTTGATAATAACCGACATAGGTGTTTTTGCGCCTCAACAGATAAGGACGCTAACCGAGGAAAAAATAACATTAATGGTGAAAGAGCGCCTTGAGAAGCAAGGGATAAGCATGCCTAAATATATAGCTGCCACCCGCAACGAGACGTGA
- the rpl12p gene encoding 50S ribosomal protein P1 has translation MEYIYAAMLLHRAGKGINEENMKKVLTAAGISPDEVRVKALVAALEEINIDEAIKSAVTMPMVAAAAAPQQAEVPTAKEEKKEKEKKEEKKEEEVLEGLGALFG, from the coding sequence ATGGAGTATATATATGCTGCAATGCTTCTTCACCGTGCGGGGAAGGGTATAAACGAAGAGAATATGAAAAAAGTTCTAACTGCTGCAGGGATATCTCCTGACGAGGTTAGGGTCAAAGCACTGGTCGCAGCTCTGGAAGAGATAAATATTGACGAAGCAATTAAGAGCGCAGTAACGATGCCTATGGTGGCAGCGGCTGCAGCGCCGCAGCAAGCAGAGGTGCCAACAGCTAAGGAAGAAAAGAAAGAGAAAGAAAAGAAAGAAGAGAAGAAGGAAGAAGAAGTATTAGAGGGACTTGGTGCTCTCTTCGGTTAA
- a CDS encoding DNA primase small subunit PriS, protein MIPEDKRVRNEIFLKGLFRKYYQENKVSPPLSIEKREFGFMFFGSQNMVRHLSFTNAESLQQFMFSRVPSNAFYSAAYYSKPDAAKMDEKGWEGCDLIFDIDADHLRTPCKETHDKWVCQNCGESGLGGRPEKCPRCGGQNIEERTWLCETCLETAKNELIKLIEDFLMADFGISADELRVVFSGHRGYHVHITSRVLLDLDQNARREIIDYIKGVGIEPYYHGLMEVREGRSKILKGPRVSEEGWRGRLARGVIKTILSMSEESIPQDRKVRAALQKLLKDRSRVVASLGEGIWDPVRGVSLDAWKYVVKTAIEEVGGKVDEPVTSDVRRLIRLPTSLHGKTGFKVSLVKLGEISNFDPFRHALAFKGEVTVHVNEAPRFRIGEEEFGPFKDEDVELPLSAAVLLLCKSVAYLK, encoded by the coding sequence TTGATTCCGGAGGACAAGCGGGTGAGGAACGAAATATTCCTCAAGGGTCTCTTTAGGAAGTATTACCAGGAGAACAAGGTCAGTCCACCTCTTTCCATCGAGAAAAGGGAGTTTGGGTTCATGTTTTTTGGTTCACAAAACATGGTGCGGCACTTGTCCTTTACCAACGCTGAAAGTCTTCAGCAGTTCATGTTTTCCAGGGTACCGTCTAACGCATTCTACTCTGCAGCTTACTACTCGAAGCCCGACGCAGCGAAAATGGATGAGAAAGGATGGGAGGGGTGTGACCTCATATTTGACATTGACGCAGACCACCTTAGAACGCCTTGCAAGGAAACACATGACAAATGGGTTTGCCAGAACTGTGGAGAAAGTGGATTAGGAGGAAGACCTGAAAAGTGTCCGCGGTGCGGGGGACAAAACATAGAAGAGAGGACGTGGCTGTGCGAAACATGCTTAGAGACAGCAAAGAACGAACTGATAAAACTCATAGAAGATTTTTTGATGGCTGACTTTGGAATTAGTGCGGACGAATTAAGAGTGGTTTTCTCGGGTCACAGAGGTTATCACGTTCACATAACTTCACGGGTATTACTGGACTTGGACCAAAACGCGAGGCGCGAAATAATAGACTATATAAAAGGTGTAGGAATAGAACCATACTACCATGGGCTTATGGAGGTACGAGAAGGAAGAAGTAAAATCCTGAAGGGGCCACGTGTTAGCGAGGAAGGGTGGAGAGGAAGATTAGCTAGAGGAGTAATTAAAACAATATTATCAATGAGCGAGGAAAGCATTCCACAGGATAGAAAAGTAAGGGCGGCTTTGCAAAAACTGCTCAAGGATAGAAGCCGGGTAGTCGCATCTTTGGGGGAAGGCATATGGGACCCTGTGAGGGGGGTCAGCTTAGACGCTTGGAAGTACGTAGTGAAGACTGCCATTGAGGAAGTTGGAGGGAAAGTTGACGAACCTGTAACTTCCGACGTTAGGAGATTAATAAGGCTCCCAACTTCTTTGCATGGAAAAACAGGATTTAAAGTATCTTTAGTCAAACTGGGAGAAATCTCCAATTTCGATCCATTTAGGCATGCTTTAGCTTTTAAAGGAGAAGTTACCGTTCACGTGAATGAAGCTCCGAGATTCAGAATAGGGGAAGAAGAATTTGGACCATTTAAGGATGAAGACGTGGAACTCCCCCTCTCGGCGGCAGTTCTCTTACTGTGTAAAAGTGTTGCCTACTTGAAGTAG
- a CDS encoding archease: protein MGQFRFLEHTADVKIEAEGKTLEEAFEEAARGLYELMTDISKVTPVVEKKIEVEGSDLENLLYNWLEEFIYLTDSERLVFSDFKVKKITKEDGGYKLVATAKGEKFNHEKHVSKTHVKAATYHEMEIDVKEGKVRLVFVLDI, encoded by the coding sequence ATGGGACAATTCAGGTTCCTCGAGCACACGGCAGATGTTAAAATAGAGGCTGAGGGAAAAACGCTTGAAGAGGCTTTCGAGGAGGCAGCAAGAGGACTTTACGAGTTAATGACGGACATTTCTAAGGTAACCCCTGTTGTAGAAAAGAAGATAGAAGTTGAGGGCAGCGACTTGGAAAACCTATTGTATAACTGGCTTGAAGAATTCATATACCTAACAGATTCTGAACGTCTTGTCTTTTCAGATTTCAAAGTAAAAAAGATAACAAAGGAGGACGGGGGCTACAAACTTGTTGCAACTGCCAAAGGAGAAAAATTTAACCACGAAAAACACGTGTCAAAAACACACGTCAAAGCGGCGACATACCACGAAATGGAGATCGACGTCAAAGAAGGCAAAGTCCGCCTGGTTTTCGTTCTTGACATATAA
- a CDS encoding OB-fold nucleic acid binding domain-containing protein: MSPFEYGSLGKPPVKPHAVPKDIKDISPSDGLVRVIGVVVESTPGYILIDDGTGVIRVALTGDTPTPEIGKVVRIFGSVAKNSRGDTYINAEIVQDMSVLDLGLYRRVKNIKKRGLT, translated from the coding sequence GTGAGCCCGTTTGAGTATGGATCACTGGGTAAGCCTCCGGTGAAGCCGCATGCCGTTCCTAAGGACATTAAGGACATTTCACCATCTGATGGACTTGTTAGGGTTATTGGTGTCGTCGTGGAGTCCACTCCCGGATACATCCTCATCGATGATGGAACTGGGGTGATCAGAGTGGCCTTAACGGGAGATACACCCACCCCTGAAATAGGGAAGGTTGTCAGAATTTTTGGTTCTGTGGCGAAGAACAGCAGAGGGGATACATACATTAATGCTGAAATTGTGCAGGATATGAGCGTCCTAGACCTGGGGCTTTATAGGAGAGTAAAGAACATTAAAAAACGTGGTTTAACATGA